The following coding sequences are from one Canis lupus baileyi chromosome 19, mCanLup2.hap1, whole genome shotgun sequence window:
- the RBM15B gene encoding putative RNA-binding protein 15B, with protein sequence MKRQSERDSSPSGRGSSSSAKRPREREREAEAGGRRAAHKASGGAKHPVPTRARDKPRGSGGGGGGHRDGRGAGDANHRASSGRSSGSGAGGGGRGGKASGDPGASGASPRASPLPPPPPPPGAEPAGPGSSAAAPEYKTLLISSLSPALPAEHLEDRLFHQFKRFGEISLRLSHTPELGRVAYVNFRHPQDAREARQHALARQLLLYDRPLKVEPVYLRGGGGGGGGGSSRRSSSSSAAASTPPPGPPAPADPLGYLPLHGGYQYKQRSLSPVAAPPLREPRARHAAAAFALDAAAAAAVGLSRERALDYYGLYDDRGRPYGYPAVCEEDLMPEDDQRATRNLFIGNLDHSVSEVELRRAFEKYGIIEEVVIKRPARGQGGAYAFLKFQNLDMAHRAKVAMSGRVIGRNPIKIGYGKANPTTRLWVGGLGPNTSLAALAREFDRFGSIRTIDHVKGDSFAYIQYESLDAAQAACAKMRGFPLGGPDRRLRVDFAKAEETRYPQQYQPSPLPVHYELLPDGYTRHRSLDADLRVRDRTPPHLLYSDRDRTFLEGDWTSPSKSSDRRNSLEGYSRSVRSRSGERWGDGDRGLPKPWEERRKRRSLSSDRGRTTHSPYEERSRTKGGGPQVDRGSDRTPERSRKENHSSDGTKESSSNSLSNSRHGAEERSHHHHHEAPDSSHGKKTRESERNHRTAEAEPKPLEEPKHETKKLKNLSEYAQTLQLGWNGLLVLKNSCFPTSMHILEGDQGVITGLLKDHTSGSKLTQLKIAQRLRLDQPKLDEVTRRIKQGSPNGYAVLLATQATPSGPGTEGMPTVEPGLQRRLLRNLVSYLKQKQAAGVISLPVGGSKGRDSTGMLYAFPPCDFSQQYLQSALRTLGKLEEEHMVIVIVRDTA encoded by the coding sequence ATGAAGAGGCAGAGCGAGCGAGACTCGAGCCCGAGCGGGCGCGGCTCGTCATCGTCGGCCAAGCGGCCGCGGGAGCGCGAACGGGAGGCggaggcgggcgggcggcgggcggcgcacAAGGCCTCGGGCGGCGCCAAGCATCCCGTTCCAACGCGGGCCCGCGACAAACCCCGCGGtagcgggggcggcgggggtgggcATCGCGACGGCCGCGGCGCCGGGGACGCGAATCACCGTGCGAGCAGCGGCCGCTCCTCGGGCTCGGGCGCTGGCGGCGGGGGACGCGGTGGCAAGGCCTCCGGGGACCCAGGCGCTTCAGGTGCATCACCTCGCGCGTCTCCGCTGCCGCCACCTCCGCCACCGCCCGGGGCCGAGCCCGCGGGGCCCGGCTCATCGGCGGCCGCACCCGAGTACAAGACGCTGCTCATCAGCAGCCTGAGCCCCGCGCTGCCCGCCGAGCACCTCGAGGACCGACTCTTCCACCAGTTCAAGCGCTTTGGCGAGATCAGCCTGCGCCTGTCGCACACGCCAGAGCTGGGCCGCGTGGCCTACGTGAACTTCCGGCACCCGCAGGACGCACGCGAGGCCCGCCAGCACGCCCTGGCCCGCCAGCTGCTGCTCTACGACCGGCCGCTCAAGGTGGAGCCGGTGTACCtgcgtggcggcggcggcggcggcggcggcgggagcagccggcgaagcagcagcagcagtgctGCCGCCTCCACGCCGCCCCCagggccgcccgcgcccgccgacCCGCTCGGTTACCTGCCGCTGCACGGCGGCTACCAGTACAAGCAGCGCTCTCTGTCCCCAGTGGCCGCCCCTCCGCTACGGGAGCCCCGCGCCCGCCACGCCGCGGCGGCCTTTGCCCTGgatgctgccgccgccgccgcagtaGGACTGTCCCGGGAGCGGGCCCTGGACTACTACGGTCTGTACGACGACCGCGGGCGCCCATACGGCTACCCCGCCGTGTGCGAGGAGGACCTGATGCCTGAGGACGACCAGCGGGCCACGCGCAACCTCTTCATCGGGAACCTGGACCACAGCGTGTCCGAGGTGGAGTTGCGGCGGGCCTTTGAGAAGTACGGCATCATTGAGGAGGTGGTCATCAAGAGACCTGCCCGTGGCCAGGGTGGTGCGTATGCCTTCCTCAAGTTCCAGAATCTAGACATGGCCCACAGGGCCAAGGTGGCCATGTCGGGCCGGGTGATTGGCCGAAACCCCATTAAGATAGGCTATGGCAAGGCCAACCCCACCACTCGCCTCTGGGTGGGCGGCCTGGGACCTAACACCTCACTGGCCGCTCTGGCCCGGGAGTTTGACCGCTTCGGGAGCATTCGGACCATTGATCACGTCAAGGGAGATAGTTTTGCTTACATCCAGTATGAGAGCTTGGATGCAGCTCAGGCCGCCTGCGCAAAAATGAGGGGCTTTCCCTTGGGTGGTCCAGACCGAAGGCTGCGTGTGGATTTTGCCAAAGCAGAGGAGACCCGGTATCCCCAGCAGTACCagccctcacccctccctgtgCATTATGAGCTGCTCCCAGATGGATATACCCGGCATCGAAGCCTGGATGCAGACCTCCGGGTGCGGGATAGGACCCCCCCACACCTCCTGTACTCAGACCGGGACCGGACCTTTTTGGAAGGGGACTGGACCAGCCCTAGTAAAAGCTCTGACCGCCGAAACAGCCTGGAGGGCTACAGCCGCTCAGTGCGCAGCCGGAGTGGGGAGCGCTGGGGAGATGGGGACCGTGGCCTGCCCAAGCCCTGGGAGGAGAGGCGGAAGCGGAGGAGCCTCTCCAGTGACCGCGGGAGGACAACCCACTCCCCTTACGAGGAGAGGAGCAGGACCAAGGGTGGTGGGCCACAGGTGGACCGGGGCTCTGACCGCACTCCTGAGCGCAGCCGTAAGGAGAATCACTCCAGTGATGGGACCAAGGAGTCGAGCAGCAACTCCCTCAGCAACAGCAGACACGGGGCTGAGGAGCggagccaccaccaccaccacgaggCTCCAGACTCTTCCCATGGGAAGAAGACCCGAGAGAGCGAGCGCAATCATCGGACCGCTGAGGCTGAACCCAAGCCTCTGGAAGAGCCAAAACACGAGACCAAAAAGCTCAAGAATCTTTCCGAGTATGCCCAGACACTGCAGCTGGGTTGGAATGGGCTCCTAGTGTTGAAAAACAGCTGCTTCCCAACATCTATGCACATCCTAGAGGGGGACCAAGGGGTTATCACGGGCCTCCTCAAAGACCACACTTCCGGGAGCAAGCTGACCCAGCTGAAGATTGCCCAGCGTCTGCGGCTGGACCAGCCCAAGCTCGATGAGGTCACGCGGCGCATCAAGCAGGGGAGCCCCAATGGCTATGCGGTGCTcctagccacccaggcgacccccaGCGGGCCTGGCACTGAGGGGATGCCCACGGTGGAGCCAGGCCTACAGAGGCGGCTTCTCAGGAACCTGGTCTCCTACTTGAAACAGAAGCAGGCCGCAGGGGTGATCAGCCTGCCGGTGGGTGGGTCCAAGGGCAGAGACAGCACAGGCATGCTCTACGCCTTCCCGCCCTGCGACTTTTCACAGCAGTACCTCCAGTCAGCACTGAGGACATTGGGCAAGCTAGAGGAGGAACACATGGTGATAGTTATAGTAAGAGACACTGCCTAG